A single window of Huiozyma naganishii CBS 8797 chromosome 10, complete genome DNA harbors:
- the KNAG0J00900 gene encoding regucalcin (similar to Saccharomyces cerevisiae YBR053C; ancestral locus Anc_3.262), with protein MEIDCRDAVPLYHHPDARLTEGVTYIAETDTLYWVDIFKAEVHRVRDLQGDPAHTFAEKHTVFTASRGTYSKDANAVPYPDSEMGESIGVVFPDHKDSNVVYFAAKFGIGRVDLSRDHWEYLVLYEWCPELTLDRVRKLRSNDGNVSPCGKYIFVGIMRDFPYPVDDSGCILRVSLETRTLEIVWDHIRIANSLHWNSQEDRMYITDSLAFCLWECPYDTATATLDRTAATKQIDIRANTPERFVSPEPDGSQLDPQTGLLYVCVWSTGSVQVYDTRNGKFLARILLPENTMRASCCCLVGDKLYVTTANEDIDNPTAATADPHGGCLYLLDLPALPNSETASAALQSSKGPLKAT; from the coding sequence ATGGAGATTGATTGCAGAGACGCGGTACCCTTGTACCACCACCCCGACGCGCGGTTGACCGAGGGGGTCACCTACATTGCTGAGACGGACACGCTTTACTGGGTCGATATCTTCAAGGCGGAGGTGCACCGTGTGCGGGACCTGCAAGGGGACCCTGCACACACGTTTGCGGAGAAACATACGGTTTTCACTGCTAGTCGTGGGACTTACTCGAAGGACGCCAATGCAGTGCCCTACCCTGACAGCGAGATGGGTGAGTCGATCGGTGTCGTGTTCCCTGACCACAAGGATTCCAATGTCGTTTATTTCGCTGCCAAGTTTGGGATCGGACGTGTGGATTTATCCAGGGACCATTGGGAGTACTTGGTACTGTACGAATGGTGCCCCGAGTTGACGTTGGACCGTGTGCGGAAACTCCGTTCGAACGACGGAAACGTCTCCCCCTGTGGGAAGTACATCTTCGTTGGGATCATGCGGGACTTCCCCTACCCTGTGGACGACTCCGGGTGTATTCTGCGTGTTTCTCTAGAAACACGCACCCTCGAAATTGTATGGGACCATATCCGGATCGCGAACTCTCTGCATTGGAACTCTCAAGAGGACCGCATGTACATCACGGACTCGCTTGCGTTCTGTCTATGGGAGTGCCCCTACGACACCGCCACCGCTACACTCGACAGAACTGCCGCGACGAAACAGATCGATATCAGAGCAAACACCCCTGAACGGTTCGTCTCCCCAGAACCCGATGGAAGCCAATTGGACCCACAAACTGGACTTCTCTACGTGTGCGTGTGGTCCACGGGGAGCGTGCAAGTGTACGACACCCGCAACGGCAAATTCCTCGCACGTATCCTGCTCCCCGAGAACACGATGCGTGCCtcctgctgctgcctcGTCGGTGACAAGCTCTACGTGACCACCGCCAACGAGGACATCGACAACCCTACAGCTGCCACCGCGGACCCACACGGTGGATGCCTGTACCTCCTAGACCTGCCGGCGCTACCAAACTCTGAAACTGCGAGCGCCGCACTGCAGTCCTCGAAGGGGCCGTTGAAAGCGACATGA
- the GIP1 gene encoding protein phosphatase regulator GIP1 (similar to Saccharomyces cerevisiae GIP1 (YBR045C); ancestral locus Anc_3.252): protein MSVVAANPQDISTTTNFDENSHTKHTFRRWFHGTAKDQGRSFKGMAKDSKWDDLSFTSNRSAGVTPPDLNLVPSLNQVDSPEINLMKDNLAAMDQLMEQPQISKRQRLKAHLRFSFEKFKAIGKSKMTSETRKRNSDDKTTDDKNSVTSALPEQEDVACYKYFKSNPQQLSLLFEETMKNKSVTSLEEVIAREKEQFTKFGPTGFQIGCKRAFNVYKGDEPSLLSSEGDISDSLSTSDAENGQEKELKGRSATGGCETGSFKRLHSSEKNEEYPSKRHCHESAVSPTSELEPNDRIQDNNEDMKSDDDSGSKEKLVVVNCPSSNENKSSTNEGYADSSSTDNESASECSVATSSSASSKIYSIPTGKEQRCHWTVSRLLGNLKDGTLTERKLDSLNKKGNVSRSLAYQKVDFFQKLPDGFFDNSSLLSDDDCSGKDQVDADSTIDKKIGQLTVRFNDKCSLFVYNAKRRPVTVCTEAKLSREPRPILKRKENVSELSESMRVKKCDSVRTETFLDYFNQYRKKKTQGRQRLSQSKNETVVQVLQQHTCPNC from the coding sequence ATGAGTGTTGTTGCCGCCAATCCGCAAGATATTTCAACTACCACCAATTTCGATGAAAACAGTCACACTAAACATACTTTTAGAAGGTGGTTCCATGGAACGGCGAAAGATCAGGGGAGATCATTCAAAGGGATGGCTAAAGATAGTAAATGGGACGATTTGAGCTTCACTTCCAATAGATCGGCCGGCGTTACACCACCTGATTTGAATCTTGTCCCATCATTGAACCAAGTCGATAGTCCTGAGATAAACCTGATGAAGGATAATTTGGCGGCAATGGATCAGCTTATGGAGCAGCCTCAGATTTCTAAAAGGCAGAGATTGAAAGCGCATTTACGgttcagttttgaaaagtttAAAGCTATCGGTAAGAGTAAGATGACCTCTgagacaagaaaaaggaatAGTGACGATAAGACAACTGATGACAAGAATTCAGTCACAAGTGCGCTTCCTGAACAAGAGGATGTTGCGTGTTACAAATACTTTAAATCAAACCCTCAGCAACTATCTCTACTTTTTGAGGAGACCATGAAAAACAAGAGTGTGACCAGCTTGGAGGAAGTCATAGCACGAGAGAAGGAACAATTCACCAAATTTGGCCCCACCGGTTTCCAAATTGGATGCAAGCGTGCATTCAACGTCTACAAGGGAGATGAGCCCTCTTTACTGAGTAGTGAGGGTGATATATCGGATAGCTTATCTACCTCAGACGCGGAAAATGGACAAGAGAAAGAACTGAAAGGTAGGTCGGCAACTGGCGGTTGCGAAACAGGATCTTTTAAACGATTGCACAGTTCTGAGAAAAACGAAGAGTATCCAAGTAAACGCCATTGCCATGAATCTGCTGTGTCGCCGACAAGTGAGTTGGAACCCAATGACCGCATTCAGGATAATAACGAGGATATGAAGAGCGATGACGATTCGGGTTCTAAGGAGAAATTGGTTGTTGTTAACTGTCCCTCCTCAAACGAAAATAAAAGTAGTACAAATGAAGGATATGCTGATAGTTCTTCAACCGATAACGAGTCGGCATCAGAATGTTCTGTTGCAACCTCCTCATCTGCCTCAAGTAAGATATATTCCATTCCAACAGGCAAAGAACAACGGTGCCATTGGACGGTGAGTAGACTCCTGGGAAATCTAAAGGATGGGACGCTTACGGAGAGAAAGTTAGACTCTCTCAATAAAAAGGGCAACGTAAGCAGGTCTCTAGCGTACCAGAAAGTTgatttctttcaaaaattaCCGGACGGGTTTTTTGATAACAGCAGTTTGCTAAGTGATGATGACTGTTCCGGGAAAGACCAGGTTGATGCAGACAGTACCATTGACAAGAAGATTGGTCAACTGACTGTAAGATTTAATGACAAGTGCAGTCTATTTGTGTACAACGCTAAGAGGAGACCAGTGACTGTCTGCACCGAAGCCAAACTTTCCCGTGAACCAAGACCGATcctgaagaggaaagagaatGTCTCGGAGTTATCAGAATCAATGAGAGTCAAAAAATGTGATTCAGTAAGGACTGAAACATTTTTGGATTATTTCAATCaatatagaaaaaaaaagactcAAGGAAGACAACGACTGTCGCAAAGTAAGAATGAAACAGTTGTCCAAGTATTACAACAACACACGTGCCCCAACTGCTGA
- the KNAG0J00920 gene encoding uncharacterized protein (similar to Saccharomyces cerevisiae REB1 (YBR049C) and YDR026C; ancestral locus Anc_3.256): MDESVEEAVFKYVRQLEVDEELSQDDDGTNIDWYLKLMPTAQRDGATLHRGNDALGGDPNATVDPELKSMDLLSRTSAVGAQSPQIGPAGGTALRLAPFKEILPKVRNFNGPEQQQQQREGEFPAGEVQQLRDEIVADVNRILPRVQGANKFTVEEDRLVSRFAREYCRITKLDGGQFRDLVWKTSQNDTVESTTFWKCMFAILPHRSHSSICKHLRRLFNDFGKTGKWNSEEDKLLNELCTEGGLVGKWVRVGQILKRVPDDCRDRWRNYVSCRGTQQMNEWSPEEEEKLRAVVHNVLETKNDTERDPLRDEALFNNLINWAEISELMGRTRSRIQCRYKWNKLVRRAMVEKLATMDKKTLSWLFSEIQRYNSVNDIEWTQISKETHGAWSAAELKLCFEKRIKKRKRYASAKLSDLCKDVLNETVTAKAHSK; this comes from the coding sequence ATGGATGAGAGTGTCGAGGAGGCCGTGTTCAAATACGTCCGACAACTGGAGGTGGATGAGGAACTTTCCCAGGACGATGACGGCACGAATATCGACTGGTACCTGAAGTTGATGCCCACGGCACAACGCGATGGGGCCACACTCCACAGGGGGAATGATGCCCTGGGTGGGGACCCGAACGCGACTGTCGATCCAGAACTCAAATCGATGGACTTACTCTCTCGAACAAGTGCGGTGGGAGCACAATCTCCACAGATCGGACCGGCTGGTGGCACCGCGCTGCGACTAGCTcccttcaaagagatccTGCCAAAGGTCAGGAACTTCAACGGTCCggagcagcagcagcaacagcgaGAGGGGGAGTTCCCTGCGGGGGAAGTGCAACAGCTTAGGGACGAGATCGTCGCCGATGTGAACAGAATTCTCCCGCGGGTGCAGGGGGCTAACAAGTTCACCGTGGAGGAGGATAGACTCGTGTCCCGGTTTGCTAGGGAGTATTGTCGCATTACAAAGCTCGATGGGGGTCAGTTCCGCGACCTTGTGTGGAAGACGTCACAGAATGACACTGTGGAGTCCACCACCTTTTGGAAATGCATGTTTGCGATCTTACCGCACAGGTCGCATTCATCCATCTGCAAGCATCTGAGGCGGCTGTTCAACGATTTCGGCAAGACTGGGAAGTGGAATTCTGAGGAGGACAAGTTGCTGAATGAGCTGTGCACAGAGGGCGGGCTCGTTGGGAAATGGGTGCGCGTCGGccagattttgaagagagTGCCCGATGATTGCAGGGACCGATGGAGAAACTACGTCAGTTGCAGGGGTACGCAGCAGATGAACGAATGGTCTcccgaggaggaggagaaactTAGGGCCGTTGTCCACAACGTACTCGAAACGAAAAACGACACGGAGAGAGATCCACTAAGGGATGAGGCACTCTTTAACAATTTGATAAATTGGGCAGAGATCAGCGAGCTGATGGGGAGAACGAGGTCAAGAATTCAGTGTAGGTACAAGTGGAACAAATTGGTTAGGAGGGCGATGGTAGAAAAGTTGGCCACTATGGATAAGAAAACTCTAAGTTGGCTTTTCTCAGAGATCCAGCGGTACAATTCGGTAAACGATATCGAATGGACACAGATATCCAAGGAGACTCATGGCGCCTGGAGCGCTGCCGAGTTGAAACTTTGCTTTGAGAAACGGATTAAGAAACGGAAACGGTATGCATCTGCGAAACTTAGCGATCTGTGCAAAGATGTTCTGAACGAAACTGTAACTGCGAAGGCCCACTCTAAATGA
- the KNAG0J00910 gene encoding uncharacterized protein (similar to Saccharomyces cerevisiae REG1 (YDR028C) and REG2 (YBR050C); ancestral locus Anc_3.258) — protein sequence MLEAGVSSLQGDMGPSVSRAIEARDNVQFEKLSYCLKRTGHGLTRCGGGGRSQDTLVAYRQGPRGVRARRRSRRRLSYDESAGGLLPADLLAMKDDNDLSIVVPGKYVDYLNYNWRGDVRELWNSWKFLAMWKRMVSGKFRGDIPDLVTIGRLENIIWRIWLLLVRSRRSGGNAGAARKHEVVLPEGDVPWLYGPIVTSDYSSVDVTARETTAESATAAPTATGTDDTLKPILKKTALGEQIVENSIWKLKQMHQWKQEVKSNVIDSEKSILQDVTSTDGAPSRHITFDTTVHQYIALSNSISPFHSSIRLLPDTHLNYSSDEDSDGNGDGTESGDGAENGDGTEQHWQGGTAATRNAVSHNTSRSHTYFYDYNSVYTNDVSSLIPCTDPHTDVLDVPENLNLLGLSETLVRPLEVDATPPVAAPLSPRVDGSEQQPPASPLPVTKTRDFITGEFLQAAETPATPVLHPQPAFKHSVSSSTFVLTSDDEENALMDEPIPREDDDLVYARMLGQRSLSTSNYTTTSVEESNGNLSEIDYEEEPGSEFSTKIGLARQWDPSTLNG from the coding sequence ATGTTGGAGGCCGGGGTTAGTTCTTTGCAGGGCGACATGGGCCCCAGTGTGTCTCGAGCGATAGAGGCGCGGGATAACGTGCAGTTCGAGAAATTGTCGTACTGTCTCAAGAGGACGGGCCATGGGTTGACGCgctgtggtggtggtggtaggTCTCAGGATACGCTCGTTGCGTATAGGCAGGGCCCGCGCGGTGTGCGTGCGAGGCGAAGGTCCAGGAGGCGGCTCAGTTACGATGAGTCCGCGGGCGGGTTGTTACCGGCTGATTTGCTCGCGATGAAGGATGATAACGATCTTTCGATAGTCGTGCCGGGGAAGTACGTCGATTACCTTAACTATAACTGGAGGGGAGACGTGCGAGAGTTGTGGAACTCCTGGAAGTTTCTGGCTATGTGGAAACGGATGGTCAGCGGGAAGTTTAGGGGCGATATACCGGACTTGGTGACCATTGGCAGGCTTGAAAATATTATATGGCGCATATGGTTGTTACTAGTGCGCAGCAGACGCAGTGGCGGGAACGCAGGTGCCGCACGCAAACATGAAGTGGTGCTCCCGGAGGGTGACGTGCCCTGGCTCTACGGACCTATCGTGACATCGGATTACTCGAGCGTGGACGTGACGGCAAGGGAAACGACCGCAGAAAGTGCAACCGCCGCGCCAACAGCCACGGGCACAGACGATACGCTCAAACCTATACTCAAGAAGACGGCGCTCGGAGAACAGATCGTCGAAAACTCGATATGGAAACTGAAACAGATGCATCAGTGGAAACAGGAGGTCAAATCGAACGTGATTGATTCCGAAAAATCTATACTTCAAGATGTGACAAGCACGGATGGTGCGCCTTCCAGGCATATCACATTCGACACTACAGTACACCAGTACATTGCCCTCTCGAACTCCATCTCACCTTTCCACTCCTCCATCAGACTGCTGCCGGACACTCACTTGAACTACAGTTCCGATGAGGACAGTGATGGTAATGGGGACGGCACAGAGAGCGGCGACGGTGCAGAGAATGGCGACGGTACAGAACAACATTGGCAGGGGGGTACAGCAGCGACGCGCAACGCCGTGTCGCATAACACCTCGAGAAGCCACACCTACTTTTACGATTACAACTCAGTGTACACGAACGACGTGTCCAGCCTCATCCCCTGTACAGACCCGCACACAGACGTCCTGGATGTCCCGGAAAACCTCAACCTCTTGGGACTAAGCGAGACTCTAGTACGTCCCCTGGAGGTCGATGCCACGCCCCCCGTTGCGGCACCACTGTCGCCGCGCGTGGACGGGTCAGAACAACAACCACCGGCGTCCCCCCTACCGGTTACAAAGACACGGGATTTCATCACTGGAGAGTTTCTACAGGCAGCAGAGACCCCAGCAACGCCCGTCTTGCATCCACAACCCGCGTTCAAGCACAGCGTCTCGAGTTCTACGTTCGTACTTACTTCGGACGACGAGGAAAACGCGCTGATGGACGAACCTATCCCGAGGGAGGACGACGACCTCGTATACGCGCGGATGCTGGGCCAGCGGTCCCTCTCCACGTCGAACTACACGACCACTTCAGTCGAAGAGAGCAACGGCAACCTGTCAGAGATCGACTACGAGGAGGAACCAGGTTCGGAGTTCAGCACGAAAATCGGACTCGCAAGACAGTGGGACCCAAGCACTCTAAACGGGTGA
- the MUM2 gene encoding Mum2p (similar to Saccharomyces cerevisiae MUM2 (YBR057C); ancestral locus Anc_3.269) — protein MNYANYGFDPQQQQQQHPALDTSFANMSFAAVESRGRPSAGAGGAPVQDTLLADDVRLELAIRNTQIDSLEAEVQTLKRLLGQTGSRPRGSASGPSGESQWVPSSLDDVVRGLAEQVAARNKELQSTRETLESVLTAVALNPSNSVTKTGRYDVEAVAHKMVVRLELLNRENKEMAKMLSYGRAKELQVELNLARKEANELRRELDALKKQ, from the coding sequence ATGAACTATGCCAACTACGGGTTCGacccgcagcagcagcagcagcagcatccCGCATTAGACACGTCGTTTGCGAACATGTCCTTCGCGGCGGTTGAAAGCCGCGGCCGCCCCAGTGCCGGTGCCGGGGGAGCGCCAGTACAGGATACACTGCTGGCAGATGACGTGCGGCTCGAGCTTGCGATCAGGAACACGCAGATCGACTCGCTCGAGGCAGAAGTGCAGACACTCAAGAGGCTGCTCGGGCAGACCGGCTCGCGGCCCCGCGGGTCCGCATCGGGGCCCTCGGGGGAGTCACAGTGGGTCCCTAGCTCGCTGGATGATGTTGTGAGAGGGCTCGCGGAGCAGGTTGCTGCGCGTAACAAAGAGCTACAGAGCACGAGGGAGACGCTGGAGAGTGTGCTCACCGCAGTGGCACTCAACCCGTCGAATTCGGTCACCAAGACGGGACGGTACGACGTGGAGGCCGTGGCACATAAGATGGTCGTCAGACTCGAGTTGCTCAATagggaaaacaaagagatggCAAAGATGCTCTCCTACGGCAGGGCCAAGGAATTGCAGGTCGAGTTGAACTTGGCACGGAAAGAGGCGAACGAGCTCAGACGCGAGCTGGACGCTCTCAAGAAACAATGA
- the MRX18 gene encoding 17-beta-hydroxysteroid dehydrogenase-like protein (similar to Saccharomyces cerevisiae YBR056W; ancestral locus Anc_3.266) — MGLIDRLKSKFEQVHIEVPHHDHKPPIKDERRDSAAGTINKKAIYKNRYNYAVNLGSLFVLESWIYNDVFEAGGNSEYEAVNNLVTKQSYDSAVGKLREHYNNYMNKIDWNWLQHEAGATALRVPIGYWHVDNGKLLGDLPFSTLANVYEAARPWDVLKDLIRKAAEHNIGILIDIHGLPGGANGDAHSGIQNGTPSFFGTEKYVNKVCNDIIPFIVRDVCIGNDNVIGLQVVNEATFSNDATHEKAYYLKAFQIIHEIDNTLPVVISDGWWPDQWADWVQQNNLQHQIVIDSHVYRAFSEEDKAKTADQIIADVPRTVNFPRDRADFMVGEFSCVLSEETWQKTPGNRDDHVRAFGNVLTQRFAQVASWGWFFWTLQFQWGDGGEWGFVPMINKGCIPRNPARSLETNEDALAKMLEESRDAFEGDKPTFEHAFKKAIADTKTFDEFNHSQIGRWTAWVNQQKQIHGGAKKDDWAKLSPVCLGKDLYLDALAQWGQLKWLRIDVSICYHLESQLLIYKCT; from the coding sequence ATGGGTTTGATTGATAGATTGAAGAGCAAATTCGAACAGGTGCACATTGAGGTACCCCACCACGACCATAAACCCCCAATTAAGGACGAGAGAAGGGACTCGGCGGCTGGCACGATTAACAAGAAGGCGATCTACAAGAACAGGTACAACTATGCGGTCAATCTGGGCTCTTTGTTTGTGTTGGAGTCGTGGATCTACAACGATGTGTTCGAGGCTGGCGGCAACAGTGAGTACGAAGCCGTGAACAACCTGGTCACGAAGCAGAGTTACGATAGTGCAGTGGGAAAGCTTAGGGAACATTACAACAATTACATGAACAAGATCGATTGGAATTGGCTACAGCATGAAGCTGGTGCTACCGCTCTAAGGGTGCCCATCGGGTACTGGCACGTTGATAACGGGAAACTCTTGGGTGATTTACCGTTTTCTACGTTGGCGAACGTTTACGAGGCGGCAAGACCCTGGgacgttttgaaggatttgatTAGAAAGGCAGCGGAACATAACATTGGTATTTTAATCGACATTCATGGATTGCCTGGGGGGGCCAATGGCGACGCTCACAGTGGTATACAGAACGGTACTCCATCATTTTTCGGAACGGAAAAGTATGTGAACAAAGTTTGCAATGACATCATTCCCTTTATTGTGCGGGATGTTTGTATTGGTAACGACAACGTGATCGGTTTGCAGGTTGTGAATGAGGCAACGTTTAGCAACGATGCCACGCATGAAAAGGCGTACTACTTAAAGGCGTTTCAGATTATCCATGAGATCGACAACACTTTGCCCGTTGTGATCTCTGATGGCTGGTGGCCAGACCAATGGGCAGACTGGGTCCAACAGAATAACTTGCAGCATCAGATAGTTATTGATTCACACGTTTACCGTGCTTTCTCCGAGGAGGACAAGGCGAAGACTGCGGATCAGATTATTGCTGACGTGCCCAGGACCGTTAACTTCCCTAGGGACAGAGCGGACTTTATGGTAGGTGAGTTTTCCTGTGTTCTCTCTGAAGAGACATGGCAAAAGACTCCAGGAAATCGTGACGACCACGTGAGAGCGTTTGGTAACGTCTTGACTCAGCGGTTTGCGCAGGTAGCAAGCTGGGGGTGGTTCTTCTGGACTTTGCAATTCCAGTGGGGTGACGGTGGGGAATGGGGGTTTGTCCCAATGATAAACAAGGGCTGCATCCCAAGGAACCCTGCTCGTAGTCTGGAAACTAACGAGGACGCCTTAGCCAAAATGCTGGAGGAGAGCAGGGACGCGTTCGAGGGAGACAAACCAACATTTGAGCACGCGTTCAAGAAGGCCATTGCTGATACCAAAACTTTCGACGAATTTAACCACTCCCAAATAGGAAGATGGACCGCTTGGGTGAACCAACAGAAACAAATACACGGGGGCGCCAAGAAAGATGACTGGGCCAAGCTATCCCCTGTGTGCCTTGGAAAAGATTTATACTTAGATGCCCTTGCACAATGGGGACAGTTAAAATGGCTACGAATTGACGTGTCTATTTGCTATCACTTGGAAAGTCAGTTGCTAATATATAAGTGCACGTAG
- the KNAG0J00930 gene encoding 40S ribosomal protein uS17 (similar to Saccharomyces cerevisiae RPS11B (YBR048W) and RPS11A (YDR025W); ancestral locus Anc_3.255), whose protein sequence is MSTELTVQYERAFQKQPHIFTNPKVKTNRRTKRWYKNAGLGYKTPKTAIEGSYIDKKCPFVGDISIRGKILTGTVVSTKMHRTIIIRRNYLHYVPKYNRYEKRHKNVPVHISPAFRAQIGDIVTAGQCRPISKTVRFNVLKVTPALGKAANKQFHKF, encoded by the exons ATGTCCACTGAATTAACTGTTCAATACGAAAGAGCTTTCCAAAAG CAACCACATATCTTCACCAACCCAAAGGTAAAGACCAACAGAAGAACCAAGAGATGGTACAAGAATGCCGGTCTAGGTTACAAGACCCCAAAGACCGCCATTGAAGGTTCTTACATCGACAAGAAGTGTCCATTCGTTGGTGACATTTCCATCCGTGGTAAGATTTTGACCGGTACCGTTGTTTCCACCAAGATGCACCGtaccatcatcatcagaaGAAACTATTTGCATTACGTTCCAAAATATAACAGATACGAGAAGAGACACAAGAACGTTCCAGTCCACATTTCTCCAGCGTTCCGTGCCCAAATCGGCGACATCGTCACCGCTGGTCAATGTAGACCAATCTCCAAGACCGTCAGATTCAACGTCTTGAAAGTCACCCCAGCTTTGGGTAAGGCTGCCAACAAGCAGTTCCACAAATTCTAA
- the FMP23 gene encoding Fmp23p (similar to Saccharomyces cerevisiae YBR047W; ancestral locus Anc_3.254) has product MIGTVFTRSFLRCFHSGFAPRSSAVSRRVIIPPQDHFDKSRFKGSIVQHEYRQIPDDSNYIEKFYHELAVFNKVCLENELHKSYSDFEDNPSELVFQVEKFVELQIVPRHSTVRDPNTKDTSGYHIPSLNVYCQHLSDKLVIERYVEFIKAVSLTLRLNGGHTFIFDILLTAKSVYDRLESDKLSS; this is encoded by the coding sequence ATGATTGGAACAGTGTTCACACGCAGTTTTCTGAGGTGTTTCCACAGTGGGTTCGCGCCCCGCTCCAGCGCAGTATCCAGAAGAGTAATCATCCCACCTCAAGACCACTTCGACAAGTCCAGGTTTAAGGGCAGCATCGTACAGCACGAGTATCGGCAAATTCCAGACGATTCCAATTACATTGAGAAATTCTACCACGAACTCGCTGTTTTCAATAAAGTGTGTTTGGAGAACGAGCTTCACAAGTCGTATTCGGATTTCGAAGATAACCCCAGTGAACTCGTTTTCCAAGTGGAAAAGTTCGTCGAGTTACAAATTGTCCCGCGCCACTCGACTGTCCGAGACCCAAATACCAAGGACACATCTGGGTACCACATCCCGAGTCTAAACGTCTACTGCCAACATTTGAGTGATAAATTGGTCATAGAACGGTACGTCGAGTTCATAAAGGCGGTTTCTCTGACATTGAGACTGAACGGTGGCCACACATTTATTTTTGATATACTTTTGACAGCCAAATCCGTCTACGACCGACTGGAAAGCGACAAACTGAGCAGTTGA